The genomic segment GATGAGAAAACCGGCCACAGCACGGCCGACGTCGCGCCGCTTGCCGCCCGCGTCGCGCGCAAAGTTCGCAGCAGCGTGGCCCCCGTTTCTCTGTATCTCAATCTTCTCAGGCGGCGCTTGCTGGATGACGAGTACTCGCTCGACCTGCTGCGCAAAGCCGACCGTTGTTGTGCGGACGTCGACGCATGCCTGGAAGATCTGTTGCACCTTACTGCGGAGCGCCCACCCATGCTGCGAACGGTGAACCTGAGATCACTGGTCGAGGACGTGCACGCCAGTCTGCGGTCCCGCCTGCTGTCGCAGGGTGTGGCAACGACCGTCGATGTGCCACAACAAGCGTCGGCGCTGGTGGACTATGAAATGCTGCGGCAAGCGGTTTACAACCTGGAACTGAACGCCCTCGATGCCATGCCCGAAGGGGGCGAATTGGTAGTAACTTCGCATACCGGCGCCGGGGCCGTCGAGCTGGAAATCGCCGACAGCGGCACCGGCCTCTGCGACGAAGCCAGGCGGCGGGCATTCGAGCCGTTCTTCAGCACCAAGAATCGCACCGGCCTGGGTTTGAGCGTCGTCCAAAGACTGTTGAGCGCTCATGGCGGAAGCGTGAGCGCCACGAACTGTGCCGAGGGAGGCGCCGCGTTCACGCTGCGCATTCCGCGCCGCGCCATGGAGGTCGCTGCATGAATCTCAGAACGTACGCGGCGGCGGGATCGGCGGTGATTCTGGCGGCGTTTGACACCATGCTGAAGCGCCTAACCATCGCGACGATAACAGCCACGGGACACACACCGCGCGGCCAGCGCGGCTAACCACGAGATCGTTGTCGACCGACGGCGTGATCGATCGAATCCACATTCTGTAATCACATCCGCGTCGTTCCGACGCATTTGTTCGAAATAGATTCACGAATCGGCAGGATCGGGGACCTCGGCTAATCGTGTCCGAGGCGCCAGGGAATGGATTTCCTCAATCGCTTTTACGGTCAACTAGCCGAACTGGCGCGCGCCATGACGCCGCGCGCCCGCATCGTAGCTGGCGTGGCCATCGCCGTCGTGGTGGTCGCCCTGGCCTATGTCGGCCGGCGCGAATTTGCCCGCGACACCGTCTACTTGCTGGGCGGCCAGGAGCTTGCCGCGAGCGAAGTCATGGCCATGCAAGGAGCGCTGGGCAAGGCCAAGCTGAACGATTTCGTGGTCGAAGGAAACCGCATTCGCGTACCGCGCGCCAAGCAAGCCGTCTACCTGGCGGCGCTGGCCGACGGCAATGCGCTGCCGCAAACCCTCACGGAGGTTTTTGCCGAAGCTACGGACAAGACCAATTGGTTCACGTCGCGGCAGCAACAGCTCGATCAGGCGCGGATCGCCAAGAAAAAAGGCCTGGCCTTGATGCTGCGCGGCATGCAAGGGGTGGAGAGTGCCGAGGTCGACTTCGACAAGGAAGAACCACGCGGCTTGCGGCGCGATCATATCTCGACGGCCTTCGTGGCCCTCAGGCTCAAGGCCGGACACATCCTCGACGAAAATCGTGCCGCTTTCTTCCAGAGAACCGTCGCGGCTGCCCTGGGCATGTCACCGCATGACGTGACCGTTGCCGACAAGGTCAATCTGCTCATTTTCGGCGGCCGCGGCGCGGTGGGCCCCGCCGACGACGTGTACCGCGACCTGAAGCGCAAGTACCAGGCCGACTACGAAGAGACAGTGCGCAAGGCACTCATGTACGTGCCCGGCATTACCGTGAGTGCCGATGTCGAGCTGGACCGCGAATTGCGCCGCGAAGAGCGCCGCATCGAGTTCGACGCCAATCAGCCGGCGAATCTTGGCAAGGGTCCACGTGCGGAGTCGATGGTCTCGGACGATTCGGCCGCGCCGCACAGCCAGACGAAAATCGAGATCGCCGGCCTCACGCCGAAGCGCGTGGCGATCTCGGTCGGCGTACCCGTCACCTATTTCGAAACCGTCTGGCGCCAGCGCCACGGAACCGCGCCCCAGAGCGAACGTTCGGTGCCGCCCGCGGGCGCGCTGGCACAGTTGGAAGCGGAAGAAATCGCGCGGATCAAGCAGCACGTTGCCGGACTGATTCCGGCGACGGACCAGGTGGGATCCGGACCCGCCGTGACCGTCACGCCGTTTTCGACGATCAACGAGCCGGAAACGCCTGCGCCGTCGGTGCCCGAGTTGCTCTTGGAGTGGTTGGCCGGATCGTGGCCGCGGTTGGCGACAGCGATCGCGATTGTCGTCGGCATGCTGATGCTGCGCTCGACGCTGCGCGGCGCGTCCGACTGGTCGACGAAGCGCGCGGAACATCGGGCCGGCGCTTCGCTCGATACGGCCCGAGAGGGCGCCACCCCTTCGGCTCGGTTTCGCGCCGCGATGCGCGATCGCGAGGCCGGCGGCAAATCGATGCGGGACGAAGTGGCGGACCTGGTTCGCGAGGATCCGGCCGCGGCGGCCAGCGTCCTGCGATCCTGGATGGGGAATGCAAACTAGGAAATGGCACTCGAACCAGAAATCTTGCGACGCGCAGCGATCCTCATCGCGACGCTCGATGCCGAGAGCGCTGATCGATTGCTCGATCAACTCGCGGCCGAGGATGCGGCCGAAGTGCGCCGCGCGGTTCTCGAGCTTGCGGAAGTCGACGCGCACGAAGAACAAGAAGTTATTGCCCGTTTTCTGCATCCCGACGCTGAGAGTGCCGGTGGCCGCGCGCCCGTCCAGGAAAACGCCGGCGTCGAGCTTTGCCTCTCGGCAGCCGCCGAGCACGTCGAGACCCAGGCCGTTATGGCCCGCGCTTGTTCGTCGGCCAGTGACGTGCGGGCTTTATGTGACAGGGTACCAGCGGACGAGCTAGTCGATTTACTTTCTGTCGAACGACCGCAGACGATCGCTCTGGTACTGTCGCGGCTTTCCGAGCCGCGCGCCTTGCACATACTGACAGCCTTGACCGACGAAGTGCAGTTGGAAGTCATGCGGCGATGGATGGAGCTCGACGTCGCGGACCCGATCCTCGTGCAGGAGATCGAGCAAGAGCTTTGCGCGCGATTGTCGCGACATTCCGATGCTGCGGGGCGGCGCGGGATGGGCTTAGCTCAGCTTGCCGGCGTCGTGCAGATGGCCAATCCGGCGGCACAGCGCAAGTTGCTGGCAACCCTGACACATTGTGACGCGGCCGCTGCCGAAACGATCAGCACGCCACGACTGGCTTTCGATGATCTGGAGTATTTAAGCGGCACGGGCCTGGCGGGTTTGCTGCGGCAGGCTGACCCGCGCACGCTGGTCTTGGCCCTGGCCGGCGCCACCGAGAGCTTTGCCGAGCGCGTGGCGCGACAACTGTCGCCCGTCGACGGACGCGAGCTGTTACGGGCGATCAATTCTCTGGGGCCCACACGGTTGGCCGACGTGGAAGCCGCGCAGCGCGAACTGACGAGGATTGCCGAGAAACTTTTCCACGACCACGACGCCGTCGTGTCGCCGCTACCGCTGAGCACGGCCGAGTAGACGTCAATAGTACCTAATTGCACAACTCGCATGGGGTGGGTGGCACGGGTGGCTTGCCCACCAGTTGCCGAACCCCGCCTGAGCACGCACAACCAGGCAATACAGGCGGCTTACTGATGCCAAGGATCATTCGCGCGGGTCTCAACAAGGCCGCGCAATTCAATTTCGAAGACGTCGCGTCCCAGGCCACGGCCTGCGTGGCGCAAGCCCGGCTGGAGGCGGCGCAGATTCTGACGCAAGCCGCCGAGGAAGCCGAAGCGGTGCGCGCCCAGGCCGAGACCGCCGGACGCGCTGCCGCCGCCGAAGCGATCGACCGCATGGTGGAAGAGCGAGTGGCCGCGCGCTTCGCACAGTTGGAGGGCGCGCTTGCATCCATCAAGAACGAGGCGCAGGCTGCCCGGCAAGATTGGGTGGCATCGTGGCAGGAGCAAGGTCTGAAGCTTTCGCTCGCCATCGCGCGGCGCGTCATCCGCCGCGAACTGGCCGCCCAACCCGAGATCCCCGTAACGCTCGCCCAAGAGGCCTTGCAATTGGCGACCGGCGCGACGCGCATGAAGCTACTGATGAATCCGGCCGACGTGCGGGGCCTGGCCGACAGAATTCAACAAGTGCTCAGCGCCGATGCATCGGGTGTGCCTGTGCAACTCGTCAGCGACAAGTCGATCGAGCCTGGCGGTTGCCGCGTGGAAACCGAGTTCGGTGCCATCGATCAGCAGTTTACGGCGCAGCTGGCCCGCATCAGCGAGGAGCTAACCTGAAACCGGATCAGGAAAGACGCGCCGCATGAACGACATGAGCGAGCAACTCGCCGAGATCATACCCACGGCCATGACCGGCCGGTTGGTGCGCACCGTCGGCATGGCCGCCGCGGTGACCGGCTTCCGTGCGCCGCTGGGAGCCATGGTCGAAATCGAGCGTGCCGGCGGACCGCCCGTGCCGGCCGAGGTGATCGGCTTTCGCGATCAACTGAGTTTGCTCGCGCCGCTGGGTGACCTGCAAGGTACACATCACGGCAGCGTCGTACGCTTGCGGCGCACGCGCAATTGGCTGCGCGTCGGCGACGGGCTCTTGGGCCGTGTGATCGACGCGCAGGGCATGGTGATCGACGGTCGCCGGGCACCCGCGCTCTCCGAACGAACTTCCCTTGAAGGGGCCGCGCCCAGCGCAATGGCCCGGCCGCGCATCACAAAATCGTTTTCCACAGGCGTGCGGGCCATCGACGGCCTCTTGACGTGTGGCGAGGGGCAACGAATGGGCATCCTGGCCGGCGCGGGCGTCGGGAAAAGTGTCCTCTTAGGCATGCTCGCCCGCCACTCCACGGCCGACGTGAACGTAATCGCGCTGATCGGTGAGCGCGGACGCGAAGTCAACGAATTCCTCGAGCGCGATTTGCAGGCGAGTGGGCTGGCCAAAAGCGTGGTGGTCGTGGCCACGAGCGACGAGCCGGCCCCGCTGCGGACGCGCGCCGCGCATACGGCAACCGCCGTCGCCGAGTATTTTCGCGATCAAGGCGCCCAGGTACTGTTGCTCGTCGATTCGCTGACGCGTTTTGCGTATGCGCAACGCGAGATTGGCCTCGCGGCCGGCGAACCGCCAGCCATGCGCGGCTATCCGCCGTCGGTATTCGGCGCCTTGCCGAAACTGGTCGAGCGGGCCGGCTTGAGCCCGCGCGGTGGTATCACGGCCTTTTACTCGGTGCTGGTCGAAGGGGACGATCCGAACGAGCCTGTCAGCGATTCGGTGCGAAGTTTGCTCGACGGTCACTTGTGGCTGTCTCGCAAGCTCGCCAATCGTGGCCATTTCCCGGCGATCGACATCTTGGGCAGCATCAGCCGCGTGATGTCGGACGTGACCACGCCCGCCGAGCGCGAGGCCGCCACCATGATTCGCGAACTGCTGGCGGCTTATCGCGACCACGAAGATCTGATCTCGATCGGCGCCTACCGGCGCGGCAGCAATCGGCTGGTGGATACCGCGATCGACATGCTCGAACCGATTCAGCAATTCTTGCGGCAGGACGTCACAGAGCGCTCGGCGGCGGACCAGTCGCGCGAGCAACTTTTCGAATTGCTGCAACGAGCGCGCGGGCAGATGTCGACCGAGCCCCTGGCAAAAAGCATTCGTTGATCGTCCGCCGGACCGTCGGCGTCCGGCACTGCTTCTTGGCTCCCCCTTTGAAACGTGCTCATGGCGAAATTCACCTTCGCACTCGATAGCGTGCTGCGCTGGCGGACTGCCGAGCGCGACCAGCGTCGGCAGGCGGTGGCCGATGCCATGCGGCTCGAACAGCTCGCGCAAGACCGCATAATCGCTTGTGACGGTGAATTGCAGAAGCTCCGTGAGAACGACGGATCCACAGGCGCCATCGACATCGCCCGTCGCGTGGCGAGTGAGCAGTACGCCGCCGCGTTGCGGCGCGATCGGCAGCGTCTGGTCGTCGAGCGGAGCGAGCGAACGGCCGAAGTCGACTCGAGCCGGGCGGCGCTGGTCGAAGCAGACCGAGAAGTGCGCATGCTCGAACGCCTGCGCGAGCGAAAGCTCGAAGCCTTCGAGGCCGCGGAGCGCCGCCGCCAGCAGAGCGGCATGGAGGAACTGGCGCTCCGCAAGCATCTGGCCGAACAAGACGCGTAGCCGCGGCGTGCCCCCATCGGCCCGTCCGGGCATGCTAGCGGCGGTGGACCGGCCCTGCGCAGAAGCTCTATTCGCCCCGGATGCTTGCGCTGCCTCGGTGCCCTTCCTGGAAGCCTGCGTCCCGGGCGGTTGACCTTGATCCGACCACGGAATTGCGGGACAACTATCCGCCCGCGAGCTCGGCGCAGCTTTATTCTGGCAGCATTCCTTCTGCGATGAAAAAGAGATCGGCATGAAGCCCGCGGATCGGTCTGCAGACACGGGAAATGCGAGCCAGACCGGTCCGGCGGACCGACGGCCGGGCCACGTCGATCGCGTGCTTGCCGAAAGTGCCAGCGACCTGGCCGGGCTGCCGTTGTCGGAGGCAGAGGCCATCCCTGGCGTGCGGCATTTCGAGTTCCGAGAGTTTTCCGACGTGCCGCCGCGCGCGATCACGCCAGACGGCATGGCGGAGCAGGATCGGGAATTCGATGTGAGGATTGAACTAGGTCACACGCAGATCAGCCGTGATGACCTGCCCGAGCTGCGCAGCGGTTCGGTCATCTCGCTCGACCGGCTCGTACACGAGCCGGTGGATCTGGTCGTGGATGGCCAGGTCGTGGCGCGTGGCGAGGTGATGGTGCTCGACGAGCGATTTTGCGTGCGGATCACGGAACTTTTTAGCGCCGACGGATCGAGAGTCCTCGCGTGAGCATCGAGCGTAAGACTCAATTTGCTTCGCCAACCTGCCAGGGCGGCCTTATTCTTCGAGCGCGCCACGTTGCAGCGCTGGGGATTGCCGTTGGGATGCTGGTGGCTTTGCAGCCGGCACTTGCCGCGCCCCCCAACAACACGGTTCCGCCCGCGAGCCCGCCTGCGCGTGACGTGCAGCAGGCTTCGCACGCCGAGATCGTTCCGGCCGATCGAAAATTCGCGAATGCGCAGCCGCCGGTGGCGGCCCAGCGCGCCGCGCCGTCGGCCGCGCCGGTTACTGAACAAAAGACGCGCCTCGCATCCCAGGGGCCGACGCGCGAGCGGACGGGTTCGGCATCGGGCGGAATCCGGCAACTATTGGCCACCGGCGCGAGCCTGGCGCTCGTGCTGGGTCTGTTCGCTGCCGTGGTGTGGATGATGCGTCGTGGCATGCCGAAAGTTTCGTCGCAACGTTTGCCCCAGGAAGTGCTGGACGTCCTCGGCCAGGCGACCCTGGCTCACCGGCAGCAGGTGCAACTCGTGCGGCTGGGGCAGAAGCTGCTGCTGATCAACGTGTCGCCCAGCGGTGCCGAGACGCTCTCCGAAGTGACCGATGCGGCCGAGGTCGACCGCTTGACGGCACTCTGTCGCCGTACGTCATCGCGGAGCGCAACGCCCAGCTTCCGCGACGTGCTGCAACAGTTTCGCGGACCAGGCGTGACGACCGCGGCCGCCAAGCAACGCTCTCCGGAACTTCCGATCGGCAAAAGCGAGGTGGCCGATGGCTGAGCCGGTCCATTCGTCGTGGCGCCGCGCATTCGGCTTTTCGTGCGTTGCACGAATGCTTGCCGCGACGATCGTGCTCGGCTCGTTCGCCGCGCGCCCCGTGTTTGCCGAGGACGGCGCCAACGCGCCGGCCAGCTTGCAACTCGCCGAAGGTTTGCTCGCCGGGCCGGACAGTTGGACCAGCCCCGAGGGCTTGAGCTCGACCATGAAGGTGATGCTCGTCACGTCGGTGCTCAGCCTGGCGCCGGCGGTGCTATTGATGACGACCAGCTTCGTGCGCATCACGGTTGTCTTGAGCCTGCTGCGGCAGGCGGTGGGCACGCAGCAATTGCCGCCGAACCAGGTGATGACTTCGATGGCGTTGTTCCTCACCATGTTGACCATGTGGCCAGTGTGGAAAGACGTTTACGACCAGGCGGTGATGCCCTACAGCAATCGGCAGATCAGCTTGGAAGAAGCGTGCAACATCGGCAGCAAGCCCGTGCGCCGCTTCATGACCATGCAATTGGAAAAGACGGGCAACGCCGACGACGTGCGGCTGTTTCTCGATTATCTGCCGAATACCGAGGAGCGCGACTATCAGTATTACGAGGACGTGCCGCTGACCGCGCTACTGCCCGCCTTCATGCTCAGCGAACTGAAGACCGCGTTCTTGATCGGCTTTCAGATCTATCTGCCCTTCTTGATTCTCGACATGGTGATATCGAGCGTGCTGGTGTCGATGGGCATGATGATGCTGCCGCCGGCACTCGTCTCGCTACCCTTCAAGCTGATGCTGTTCGTGCTGGTCGACGGCTGGCACCTGGTGGTGGGCATGCTGCTGAACAGTTTTCAAGCGTATCGCTGACCGCTTCGCGGCGCGCGGCGCAGACCATTTCCGCACGGAGTCTCAGTCATGGATCCTCAATCGGCGGTCGACCTGGTACGCGAGGCGATCATGATGGCGCTCGTCGTCAGTGCGCCGGTTTTGATCGTCGGCATGGGCGTGGGGCTGGTCGTCGGCCTGTTGCAGGCCGTGACGCAGATTCAAGAGCAGACGTTGTCGTTCGTTCCCAAGGTCGTGGCGGCGCTCGCCGTGTTGACCGTGACCATGCCCTGGGTCGTATCGCGGATGGTCGAATACTTTCGCGACCTGGTAGAAAATATTCCGGCGTCGTTGTGAGCGTGCGCAAATTGCCAAGGCGCAGTTTCGAAACCGCAATGTGGTGCCACTGGTGGCTCGCCCACCAGTGCGGAACTCTCGACAAACACTGGTAGACAAGCTACCAGTGGCACACGCAAGCAAGCCAACACCCGCAGTGGCAATCATCTCTTCTTGCAGGCAAACGAGCTGCCATGCCAGCGCCGATCGAGCTGATTTCGACACACCTGTATGTCTTGCTGCTCGTGCTGGGGCGCGTCGGTGGGCTGGTCACGACGGCGCCTTTGTTTTCGGCGATCGCGGTGCCCAAGAATATCCGCGCGATCTTGGCGCTGGCGCTGGCTGTGCTGCTCGCGCCCGCTCAGGTTGCGCATTCGGCCGCGCAGCCTGAGAGTCTCGTCGCGGGAGCGCTCGCCGTTGGCGTCGAAGTTCTTATCGGCCTGGCCCTGGGCCTGGGCACGGCGCTTTTGATCGCCGGGGCGCAACTGGCCGGCCAATTGATCGCGCAACTGAGCGGTCTGTCGCTGGCCGAAGTTTTCGATCCGAACCTGGGCGCCGAGACGCCGCTGCTTTCTCAACTGCTCGGCCTGTTCGGCGTGGCGGTGTACTTGCTGATCGGTGGGCATCGCTGGCTGCTGGCCGGTTTGCTCGATTCGTCCCGGGCGCTGCCGATCGGCGGTTGCCACTTGCCCGAAGCCGTGCCTCACGTACTGGTGTCGCTGGTCTCGGAAAGTTTCTCGCTGGGTATCCGTATCGCGGTGCCGGCCGTGCTGGCCCTGCTGTTGGCGTCGATCATGTTGGGCCTCGTCAGTCGCACGATCACGCAATTGAATGTTATGTCGCTGGGCTTCGGTTTGAATGTCGTGGTCGCGCTGTTCGCTCTGGCCATGTCGCTCGGCAGCGCGGCATGGCTGTTGGAGGATCAAGTGCAGCCGACGGTGAAGCAAATGATCGATACCCTGCAGGCAACGCCCACGATGGACCGCGCGCAATGACGCCCGGCCGACATCACGAAAACTAAAACTCAACGGGCACGATGGCTGAGCTCGACGACGAAAAAACGCTCGACCCGACCACGCATCGCCGCCAGCAGGCGCGTGAGCAAGGGCATGTCGCGCGCAGCCAGGATGTCGGCTCGGTCATTCTGCTGTTGGGGAGTTGCGGATTGCTCCTGTGGCTCGGACGCCCGCTGGTCGATTTCCTGGGCCGCCTGATGGTGCGGCAACTAGGGGGTGAAGCGTGGCTGGCTGCCGATATTCCGTTCGTCATGCGGGCGTGGCACGAAACCATGAGCTCGCTGAGCGTGGCCCTGTTGCCACTTTTGGGCCTGATGCTCGTGCTGGTCGTCCTGGGTAACGTGGTCCAAGTGGGATGGTTATTTCTTCCCGCCAAGGCGACACCCGATTTTTCGCGCGTCGATCCCTTGGCGGGCGTCGGACGCTTGTTTTCGCTCGCGAACCTCAGCCGGCTCGGGTTCGGCTTGTTGAAGCTGGTTGTCGTCGCGGGGGTTGCGTGCTTCAGCCTCGCGGCCGAAAGAGACAAAATCCTCCATTGTGGGCAACTGCCACTGCCCGATCTGGCGGCCTTCATGGCCGAGATCACGATCAGCACGGTGCTGAAGATCGGCATCGCACTGGCGGTGCTCGCCGGTCTGGATTATGCGTATCAGCGGCTGCGGCACGAGCGTGATTTGCGCATGAGCCCGCAGGAGCTGCGTGCCGAAATGCGCAATACACAGGGGGATCCGCAAACGGCCAGTCGCCGCCGTGCGCTGTGGCGGCAATTGGGGCAAAACAACGCGCTCGCGGCGGTGCGAGCGGCCAGCCTCGTCGTTCGCAATTCCTCAGGTCAGGTCGTGGCGCTGCGATACAACAACCAGACGGGTGACGCACCGATCGTTGCGGCCAAGGGGGAGGGGCCGCGCGGACAAAGCTTGTTGTCTCTGGCCGCGCGGCATCGCGTTCGAACCACCGCGCGCGAGGCATTGGCCAGCGACCTGTTCGCCGCGACCGAGCCCGAGCAGCCGATCCCGCCGCATCTATACGCCCAGGTCGCGGCGCTACTGGCCGATGGGAAAGAGCCGCGTGCGGGCTGACGCGCCGCGAACGATTCTTCGGCGTCGGGCGAACAATCCTGCATCTGCGCCCTCTGGACTGTAGGGCTCCTGCCGCATTGGCCCGCGCGCAGTATGCTTTGCAGGAGCTAGCGCATGCTACGTATTCGAAGCGGAGTTCGGGTGCCATGGGCCATGTCGATCTGGGGAATCATCAAGCAACTGTTTTGAACCTCCATGCTCACGCAAGCGTGAGCATGGCACCCGGCAGTATGCTTTGCAGGAGCCATCACCGGTCTGCCGAACGACGGTGATTCGGCACTGTTGGACAAGCCAACAGTGGCACCCCTTGTACCAACGATAGATGACCTCGAGCCGCCGATCCTGATGCACGAAGCGCAAGAATTTCTGCAAACGCTGACGATGGTCCTGTGCGTGGCGGCGGTCACGACCGTCGTCTTTCAGCGTTTGCACCAGCCGGTCATCCTGGGCTACCTGCTGGCCGGAATGCTGGTCGGCCCCTACATTCCCGTGCCGCTCGTGGCCGACAGCCATATTGTCAGCGAGCTGGCCGAGTTGGGCGTGATCCTGCTCATGTTCTCGCTGGGCATCGAGTTCAGTCTGCGCAAGCTGGCGCGCGTGGGGGCCACGGCCGGCTTCGTGGCCATCGTGCAATGCAGTTTGATGGTCTGGCTTGGTTACCTGATTGGCCAGGTGTTTGGCTGGGGTTGGCTGGCCAGCCTGTTCGCCGGCGCCGTGATCTCGATTTCCAGCACCACGATCATCGTCAAGGCCTTCGAAGAGCAGGGCATCAAGGGAGACTTCACGCAGATCGTGTTCGGCGTCCTGATCGTGGAAGACATGATCGCGATTCTGCTG from the Pirellulales bacterium genome contains:
- a CDS encoding FliM/FliN family flagellar motor switch protein; protein product: MKPADRSADTGNASQTGPADRRPGHVDRVLAESASDLAGLPLSEAEAIPGVRHFEFREFSDVPPRAITPDGMAEQDREFDVRIELGHTQISRDDLPELRSGSVISLDRLVHEPVDLVVDGQVVARGEVMVLDERFCVRITELFSADGSRVLA
- the fliR gene encoding flagellar biosynthetic protein FliR, which produces MPAPIELISTHLYVLLLVLGRVGGLVTTAPLFSAIAVPKNIRAILALALAVLLAPAQVAHSAAQPESLVAGALAVGVEVLIGLALGLGTALLIAGAQLAGQLIAQLSGLSLAEVFDPNLGAETPLLSQLLGLFGVAVYLLIGGHRWLLAGLLDSSRALPIGGCHLPEAVPHVLVSLVSESFSLGIRIAVPAVLALLLASIMLGLVSRTITQLNVMSLGFGLNVVVALFALAMSLGSAAWLLEDQVQPTVKQMIDTLQATPTMDRAQ
- a CDS encoding flagellar FliJ family protein produces the protein MAKFTFALDSVLRWRTAERDQRRQAVADAMRLEQLAQDRIIACDGELQKLRENDGSTGAIDIARRVASEQYAAALRRDRQRLVVERSERTAEVDSSRAALVEADREVRMLERLRERKLEAFEAAERRRQQSGMEELALRKHLAEQDA
- a CDS encoding EscU/YscU/HrcU family type III secretion system export apparatus switch protein translates to MAELDDEKTLDPTTHRRQQAREQGHVARSQDVGSVILLLGSCGLLLWLGRPLVDFLGRLMVRQLGGEAWLAADIPFVMRAWHETMSSLSVALLPLLGLMLVLVVLGNVVQVGWLFLPAKATPDFSRVDPLAGVGRLFSLANLSRLGFGLLKLVVVAGVACFSLAAERDKILHCGQLPLPDLAAFMAEITISTVLKIGIALAVLAGLDYAYQRLRHERDLRMSPQELRAEMRNTQGDPQTASRRRALWRQLGQNNALAAVRAASLVVRNSSGQVVALRYNNQTGDAPIVAAKGEGPRGQSLLSLAARHRVRTTAREALASDLFAATEPEQPIPPHLYAQVAALLADGKEPRAG
- a CDS encoding FliH/SctL family protein; translated protein: MPRIIRAGLNKAAQFNFEDVASQATACVAQARLEAAQILTQAAEEAEAVRAQAETAGRAAAAEAIDRMVEERVAARFAQLEGALASIKNEAQAARQDWVASWQEQGLKLSLAIARRVIRRELAAQPEIPVTLAQEALQLATGATRMKLLMNPADVRGLADRIQQVLSADASGVPVQLVSDKSIEPGGCRVETEFGAIDQQFTAQLARISEELT
- a CDS encoding HAMP domain-containing sensor histidine kinase, with protein sequence MKRTKAAHNEQEDKTPGIDADLQTVLTAWHDATVRWEQAHEQLQAEVRRLSAALASHGHDEKTGHSTADVAPLAARVARKVRSSVAPVSLYLNLLRRRLLDDEYSLDLLRKADRCCADVDACLEDLLHLTAERPPMLRTVNLRSLVEDVHASLRSRLLSQGVATTVDVPQQASALVDYEMLRQAVYNLELNALDAMPEGGELVVTSHTGAGAVELEIADSGTGLCDEARRRAFEPFFSTKNRTGLGLSVVQRLLSAHGGSVSATNCAEGGAAFTLRIPRRAMEVAA
- a CDS encoding FliI/YscN family ATPase, giving the protein MNDMSEQLAEIIPTAMTGRLVRTVGMAAAVTGFRAPLGAMVEIERAGGPPVPAEVIGFRDQLSLLAPLGDLQGTHHGSVVRLRRTRNWLRVGDGLLGRVIDAQGMVIDGRRAPALSERTSLEGAAPSAMARPRITKSFSTGVRAIDGLLTCGEGQRMGILAGAGVGKSVLLGMLARHSTADVNVIALIGERGREVNEFLERDLQASGLAKSVVVVATSDEPAPLRTRAAHTATAVAEYFRDQGAQVLLLVDSLTRFAYAQREIGLAAGEPPAMRGYPPSVFGALPKLVERAGLSPRGGITAFYSVLVEGDDPNEPVSDSVRSLLDGHLWLSRKLANRGHFPAIDILGSISRVMSDVTTPAEREAATMIRELLAAYRDHEDLISIGAYRRGSNRLVDTAIDMLEPIQQFLRQDVTERSAADQSREQLFELLQRARGQMSTEPLAKSIR
- the fliQ gene encoding flagellar biosynthesis protein FliQ, which codes for MDPQSAVDLVREAIMMALVVSAPVLIVGMGVGLVVGLLQAVTQIQEQTLSFVPKVVAALAVLTVTMPWVVSRMVEYFRDLVENIPASL
- a CDS encoding FliG C-terminal domain-containing protein, whose product is MALEPEILRRAAILIATLDAESADRLLDQLAAEDAAEVRRAVLELAEVDAHEEQEVIARFLHPDAESAGGRAPVQENAGVELCLSAAAEHVETQAVMARACSSASDVRALCDRVPADELVDLLSVERPQTIALVLSRLSEPRALHILTALTDEVQLEVMRRWMELDVADPILVQEIEQELCARLSRHSDAAGRRGMGLAQLAGVVQMANPAAQRKLLATLTHCDAAAAETISTPRLAFDDLEYLSGTGLAGLLRQADPRTLVLALAGATESFAERVARQLSPVDGRELLRAINSLGPTRLADVEAAQRELTRIAEKLFHDHDAVVSPLPLSTAE
- a CDS encoding flagellar biosynthetic protein FliO, yielding MLVALQPALAAPPNNTVPPASPPARDVQQASHAEIVPADRKFANAQPPVAAQRAAPSAAPVTEQKTRLASQGPTRERTGSASGGIRQLLATGASLALVLGLFAAVVWMMRRGMPKVSSQRLPQEVLDVLGQATLAHRQQVQLVRLGQKLLLINVSPSGAETLSEVTDAAEVDRLTALCRRTSSRSATPSFRDVLQQFRGPGVTTAAAKQRSPELPIGKSEVADG
- the fliP gene encoding flagellar type III secretion system pore protein FliP (The bacterial flagellar biogenesis protein FliP forms a type III secretion system (T3SS)-type pore required for flagellar assembly.), with protein sequence MAEPVHSSWRRAFGFSCVARMLAATIVLGSFAARPVFAEDGANAPASLQLAEGLLAGPDSWTSPEGLSSTMKVMLVTSVLSLAPAVLLMTTSFVRITVVLSLLRQAVGTQQLPPNQVMTSMALFLTMLTMWPVWKDVYDQAVMPYSNRQISLEEACNIGSKPVRRFMTMQLEKTGNADDVRLFLDYLPNTEERDYQYYEDVPLTALLPAFMLSELKTAFLIGFQIYLPFLILDMVISSVLVSMGMMMLPPALVSLPFKLMLFVLVDGWHLVVGMLLNSFQAYR